In Acidobacteriota bacterium, a genomic segment contains:
- a CDS encoding type II toxin-antitoxin system PemK/MazF family toxin, producing the protein MISQGDIWWADLPDPTGSGPGFRRPVVVVQGDSFNRSRLATVVCVPLTSNTKWAEAPGNVLLSARLTGLPKESVANVTQIVSLDRTLLTERSGKLPRTKLALVLSGIDVVLGR; encoded by the coding sequence GTGATCTCTCAAGGAGACATCTGGTGGGCAGATCTTCCGGACCCAACTGGATCCGGGCCTGGATTCCGCAGACCAGTCGTTGTTGTGCAGGGAGACTCATTCAACCGCAGCCGGCTCGCTACGGTTGTTTGTGTTCCGCTTACAAGCAACACCAAGTGGGCCGAGGCTCCGGGCAACGTTCTGCTGTCAGCTCGATTGACGGGGCTCCCAAAAGAATCGGTCGCCAACGTCACACAGATAGTCAGCTTGGATCGAACGCTGCTCACCGAGCGCTCAGGTAAATTGCCGCGAACGAAGCTTGCTTTGGTGTTATCCGGAATAGACGTTGTGCTGGGCAGATAG